The following are encoded together in the Sandaracinaceae bacterium genome:
- a CDS encoding PEGA domain-containing protein — translation MATFATTSSSFLLLLLFASSPAFAQEAEAEVQAEGEAEESEADPEEEARFAEARDRFRQGVALARAGNCRGALAELQASLEILPRPNTLYNIATCQEELHRYDLAVDAYAAYLEMASEDEPDRPAVEATMRTLRMLLGTIHIETNTAAEVWLDDRVVGEAPGDVLVPGGSHVIELRAEGHLPERREVQVAAQRTVSLEVTLSTAEENVVFNTTIERPPIPAPVFWGGVALTFVTAAIGAYFGVQALQIRETELSRDPRLPPNLDAIEESAIIADAFFIGATIFGAATVVLAFLTDFGGEPETEQDEPEAARVRPLLGPAYAGLEVQW, via the coding sequence GTGGCGACCTTCGCGACGACTTCTAGCTCGTTCCTCTTGCTGCTCCTCTTCGCTTCGAGCCCCGCCTTCGCGCAGGAGGCCGAGGCCGAGGTCCAGGCGGAAGGAGAGGCGGAGGAGAGCGAGGCCGACCCGGAAGAAGAGGCGCGCTTCGCCGAAGCCCGGGACCGCTTCCGTCAGGGCGTCGCGCTCGCGCGCGCGGGCAACTGCCGTGGCGCGCTCGCGGAGCTCCAGGCGTCGCTCGAGATCCTCCCCCGGCCGAACACGCTCTACAACATCGCGACCTGTCAGGAAGAGCTGCACCGCTACGACCTCGCCGTCGACGCCTACGCCGCGTACCTGGAGATGGCCTCCGAGGACGAGCCCGACCGTCCGGCCGTCGAGGCGACGATGCGCACCCTCCGCATGTTGCTGGGCACCATTCACATCGAGACCAACACGGCGGCCGAGGTGTGGCTCGACGACCGTGTGGTCGGCGAAGCCCCGGGCGACGTGCTCGTCCCCGGCGGCAGCCACGTGATCGAGCTGCGCGCGGAGGGTCACCTCCCCGAGCGGCGCGAGGTGCAGGTCGCCGCGCAGCGCACGGTGAGCCTCGAGGTGACGCTGTCGACCGCGGAGGAGAACGTGGTCTTCAACACCACCATCGAGCGGCCGCCCATCCCGGCGCCGGTCTTCTGGGGTGGGGTCGCGCTCACCTTCGTCACCGCGGCCATCGGCGCCTACTTCGGCGTGCAGGCCCTCCAGATCCGGGAGACCGAGCTGTCGAGAGACCCGCGCCTCCCCCCCAACCTCGACGCCATCGAGGAGTCGGCCATCATCGCCGACGCCTTCTTCATCGGCGCGACGATCTTCGGCGCGGCCACGGTCGTGCTGGCGTTCCTGACCGACTTCGGCGGCGAGCCGGAGACGGAGCAGGACGAGCCCGAGGCAGCGCGCGTTCGTCCGCTCCTCGGACCCGCGTACGCGGGGCTGGAGGTACAGTGGTGA
- a CDS encoding putative metal-binding motif-containing protein — protein MRALAMSALLLGGCSALGLTDGLEQEGCTSCADLNAVDPPPACMSWQCIDGFCALDVEDLDEDGVPSRMCIPEGEPYDCDEADPEIAQTFEESCDGKDNDCDETVDEDLFRLARYPELPDVEALSLAPHDEGLAAVFTRSSAEDGLRVLRRFRTDDPIEPIETIAEDYAAPIVARQTALGAEDDDSGGLDVAFVPRGGSCPRALVGRWRAGDPLALSDRHRVATDIGLPKLGGSCPDDATPVGDLALASVGDAALLLWREVDAGPPSCPSTPSAVGALLLRDGVQGSPTRLAESLGPPDVIPLGTGRALAALPVDGAVDLYELTLNSRMGITSVERVASEPCEGDACVDLSLARWESREGARVGLAYRTGGCGDAAVRLRRWDPESWEALDAAPIEVTGAGAIGRVALAARTEGGGWGVAWATASTVSARLFDEDGLPTTGALPVNVSAPVTAAMAAAWPTDGLVQGFTVAYHDPGPASELVQAHLSERSCGGP, from the coding sequence GTGAGAGCGCTCGCGATGTCGGCGCTGCTCCTCGGAGGCTGCAGCGCGCTGGGACTCACCGATGGGCTCGAGCAGGAGGGCTGCACCTCCTGCGCGGATCTCAACGCGGTCGATCCTCCGCCGGCGTGCATGAGCTGGCAGTGCATCGACGGCTTCTGCGCGCTGGACGTCGAGGACCTCGACGAGGACGGCGTGCCCTCGCGCATGTGCATCCCCGAGGGTGAGCCCTACGACTGCGACGAGGCCGACCCGGAGATCGCGCAGACCTTCGAGGAGTCGTGCGACGGCAAGGACAACGACTGCGACGAGACCGTCGACGAGGACCTGTTCCGGCTGGCTCGCTACCCCGAGCTGCCCGACGTCGAGGCGCTCTCGCTGGCCCCCCACGACGAAGGGCTCGCGGCCGTCTTCACCCGGAGCTCGGCCGAGGACGGCCTGCGCGTCCTCCGCCGGTTCCGTACGGACGATCCCATCGAGCCCATCGAGACGATCGCGGAGGACTACGCGGCGCCCATCGTCGCGCGGCAGACGGCGCTCGGCGCGGAGGACGACGACAGCGGGGGCCTGGACGTGGCCTTCGTTCCCCGCGGCGGGTCCTGCCCCCGGGCGCTGGTCGGGCGCTGGCGCGCGGGTGATCCGCTCGCGCTTTCCGACCGGCACCGCGTCGCGACCGACATCGGGCTGCCCAAGCTGGGCGGGAGCTGCCCGGACGACGCCACCCCGGTCGGCGACCTCGCGCTCGCCTCCGTCGGCGACGCCGCGCTCCTGCTCTGGCGGGAGGTCGACGCCGGCCCGCCGAGCTGCCCCTCCACGCCGTCGGCGGTAGGAGCGCTCTTGCTGCGCGACGGCGTCCAGGGCAGCCCGACGCGGCTCGCCGAGTCGCTCGGGCCCCCGGACGTGATCCCTCTCGGCACCGGCCGGGCCCTCGCCGCGCTGCCCGTCGACGGAGCGGTCGATCTGTACGAACTGACCCTGAACAGCCGGATGGGGATCACGAGCGTCGAGCGTGTGGCGAGCGAGCCGTGCGAGGGCGACGCCTGCGTCGACCTGTCGCTCGCGCGCTGGGAGAGCCGGGAGGGCGCGCGGGTCGGCCTGGCCTACCGGACAGGTGGGTGCGGCGACGCCGCCGTCCGGCTGCGGCGCTGGGATCCCGAGAGCTGGGAGGCGCTCGACGCGGCGCCCATCGAGGTGACCGGAGCCGGCGCGATCGGGCGGGTGGCCCTCGCGGCGCGCACCGAGGGAGGCGGCTGGGGCGTCGCGTGGGCGACGGCGTCGACCGTGTCGGCGCGGCTCTTCGACGAGGACGGCCTGCCGACCACGGGAGCGCTGCCCGTGAACGTGTCGGCGCCCGTGACGGCCGCGATGGCGGCGGCCTGGCCCACGGACGGCCTCGTGCAGGGCTTCACGGTCGCCTACCACGACCCGGGGCCGGCCAGCGAGCTCGTCCAGGCCCACCTGTCGGAGCGGAGCTGCGGCGGTCCGTGA
- a CDS encoding proline--tRNA ligase, whose translation MRYSRAFIPTVKEAPKDATMPSHVLLLRGGYIRMVGAGIYELLPLGLRVMNKIASIVRQEMDGAGAQELLMPTLLPKEYFEESGRWEGFGSTLLRLKDRKGGDYHLGPTHEEIITDLVRREIRSYKQMPLNLYQVQMKFRDEPRPRAGLLRCREFLMKDAYSFDADEAGATKSYEIMRDAYHRIFSRLGLEYRVVSADSGAMGGSTSAEFQVLAQNGEDAIVACTSCDYAANVEVAETVVPDAASDHESDLLPMEKVHTPKAKTIDEVVSFLGGGLRPEGMIKSLIYGAGDAVVMACVRGDHDVNEVRLARLLGVEEVFLASDADIVKATRAKPGFAGPVGFSGRVIVDPDVTHVLNAVAGANETDHHLKNVTFGRDFEGEVAQIRQVSEGDECPKCSSPLKLYRGIEGGHIFILGTHYSEKMNATFLDEQGTSLPVVMGCYGIGVSRLVATAVEQNHDDDGIRWPMAIAPYQVMLTPIGKGGEPFEVAETLHDELTALGVEVLLDDRNERPGVKFKDADLLGIPLRVTLGARGLKEGQLELKARDAADNEMIPLEGAAATIAARVKEALA comes from the coding sequence ATGCGCTACTCCCGAGCCTTCATCCCCACCGTCAAAGAGGCGCCCAAGGACGCGACCATGCCGTCGCACGTCCTGCTCCTGCGCGGTGGCTACATTCGCATGGTCGGCGCCGGGATCTACGAGCTGCTCCCGCTCGGCCTGCGCGTGATGAACAAGATCGCCTCCATCGTGCGCCAGGAGATGGACGGCGCGGGCGCGCAGGAGCTGCTCATGCCGACGCTGCTCCCCAAGGAGTACTTCGAGGAGAGCGGCCGCTGGGAGGGCTTCGGCTCCACCCTGCTGCGCCTGAAGGATCGCAAGGGAGGTGACTATCACCTCGGCCCGACGCACGAGGAGATCATCACCGACCTCGTCCGGCGCGAGATCCGCTCGTACAAGCAGATGCCCCTGAACCTCTACCAGGTGCAGATGAAGTTCCGCGACGAGCCGCGCCCCCGCGCCGGGCTCCTGCGCTGCCGCGAGTTCCTCATGAAGGACGCGTACTCCTTCGACGCCGACGAGGCGGGCGCGACGAAGAGCTACGAGATCATGCGCGACGCCTACCACCGCATCTTCTCGCGGCTCGGGCTCGAGTACCGCGTGGTCAGCGCCGACAGCGGCGCGATGGGCGGCAGCACGAGCGCCGAGTTCCAGGTGCTCGCCCAGAACGGCGAGGACGCGATCGTCGCCTGCACCAGCTGCGACTACGCGGCCAACGTCGAGGTGGCGGAGACCGTCGTGCCCGACGCGGCCAGCGACCACGAGTCCGACCTCCTCCCCATGGAGAAGGTCCACACTCCGAAGGCCAAGACCATCGACGAGGTGGTGAGCTTCCTCGGCGGCGGGCTGCGGCCCGAGGGCATGATCAAGAGCCTGATCTACGGCGCGGGCGACGCGGTCGTGATGGCCTGCGTGCGCGGCGACCACGACGTCAACGAGGTCAGGCTCGCGCGCCTGCTCGGGGTCGAGGAGGTCTTCCTCGCCAGCGACGCCGACATCGTCAAGGCGACCCGCGCCAAGCCCGGCTTCGCCGGCCCGGTGGGCTTCTCGGGGCGCGTCATCGTCGATCCCGACGTCACCCACGTGCTCAACGCCGTCGCGGGCGCGAACGAGACCGACCACCACCTGAAGAACGTGACCTTCGGGCGCGACTTCGAGGGCGAGGTGGCCCAGATCCGCCAGGTGTCCGAGGGCGACGAGTGCCCCAAGTGCAGCTCGCCGCTGAAGCTCTACCGCGGCATCGAGGGCGGCCACATCTTCATCCTCGGCACCCACTACAGCGAGAAGATGAACGCCACGTTCCTCGACGAGCAGGGCACGTCGCTCCCGGTGGTGATGGGCTGCTACGGCATCGGCGTCTCGCGCCTCGTCGCCACCGCGGTGGAACAGAACCACGACGACGACGGTATCCGCTGGCCGATGGCCATCGCGCCCTACCAGGTGATGCTCACGCCCATCGGCAAGGGCGGCGAGCCCTTCGAGGTCGCCGAGACGCTGCACGACGAGCTGACGGCGCTGGGCGTGGAGGTCCTGCTCGACGACCGGAACGAGCGCCCGGGCGTGAAGTTCAAGGACGCCGACCTGCTCGGCATCCCGCTCCGCGTGACCCTCGGCGCCCGCGGCCTGAAGGAGGGGCAGCTCGAGCTCAAGGCGCGCGACGCCGCGGACAACGAGATGATCCCGCTCGAGGGCGCCGCCGCGACCATCGCGGCGCGGGTGAAGGAAGCGCTGGCGTGA
- a CDS encoding lytic transglycosylase domain-containing protein — MIHRTGSVALTVWVVTLGSWLGAAPASAWDDAPLCAYPTSDSSGPAWTEPEWIAAPTQVPMCTPTAPTEPADEIIEAPDARASLAEARRLAAAGRTAEAILRLRITSEAYPSIADRLALEEAGWRMARGADEAACAAYARAEESPHRTVHLRARVGRARCVLTLADREGEELLDELLRFWPDLPQREELHHLLAEARLAWGETDDAIALHRRIDLLTPGSPWAARSRSALERIAASGVEVRPLTAPQRVERAERLVRSGPMDLAREEIAALRADEDLPRHLSQSVARSAARIARVEGRWADAHALLREAMGLPDLDEEESDALEARVEDLERAAESRVADDVRRRIRSITRGRTLDRQGTARLYAVLRIAARAQLADEVTDILQVIVERRTIPPGLRFEAAILGAGTGDDALVAQLFESASRHPSFGMAARYHRARALERLGRLDEARAEYAAIVTEDSERLPYYAMWSRQRLRETGHVDTPTPRELAALPSIGISCTSGPYSPALGKTGGLEGARDVSCTVPMPSNPYSEEPAEDDAATPRGEDSEPLPDPLAEADEAAAALERAEAEARPNIALSDAEILERLEPVAEAHGETFPWLTRAMDLVRLGETDAAADELHETYITWREATGGGSLRASLAGVMRGGSPPRHRVAMDTWRGRRRFPAAPRETLALVCAALGDHGLAIRFGGGFGVSGPRPRAYADIVEAAAARHGVEPELLFAVMRVESVYNPRIISYAGAVGLMQIMPRTGTLIARARRQDDFTVDQLLEPEINIDMAAWYLASLIERFEGRLPLAIASYNGGPHNVRRWMRDHSPDMPLDAFLERIPFAQTHRYVRRVMTHYEAYKAQRGERLAAVDVRLPDLDPDTVAF; from the coding sequence ATGATCCACCGGACGGGCAGTGTCGCGCTGACGGTCTGGGTCGTGACCCTGGGGTCATGGCTCGGAGCGGCGCCGGCCTCCGCGTGGGATGACGCGCCGCTCTGCGCGTACCCGACGAGCGACTCGAGCGGCCCCGCGTGGACCGAGCCGGAGTGGATCGCGGCCCCTACGCAGGTGCCGATGTGCACGCCGACCGCGCCGACGGAGCCGGCCGACGAGATCATCGAGGCGCCCGACGCGCGCGCGTCCCTCGCCGAGGCCCGACGGCTCGCCGCGGCGGGCCGGACCGCGGAGGCGATCCTGCGGCTCCGGATCACGAGCGAGGCCTACCCGTCCATCGCCGATCGGCTCGCGCTCGAAGAGGCGGGCTGGCGCATGGCGCGGGGCGCGGACGAGGCGGCCTGCGCGGCCTACGCGCGCGCCGAGGAGAGCCCTCACCGCACCGTTCATCTCCGGGCGCGCGTGGGTCGCGCGCGGTGCGTGCTCACGCTCGCCGACCGCGAAGGCGAAGAGCTGCTGGACGAGCTGCTGCGCTTCTGGCCGGACCTCCCGCAGCGGGAAGAGCTGCACCATCTCCTGGCCGAGGCGCGCCTCGCGTGGGGCGAGACCGACGACGCGATCGCGCTGCACCGGCGGATCGATCTGCTGACGCCCGGCAGCCCTTGGGCCGCGCGGAGCCGGAGCGCGCTCGAGCGCATCGCGGCGAGCGGCGTCGAGGTCCGCCCGCTCACCGCGCCGCAGCGGGTGGAGCGCGCCGAGCGGCTGGTCCGCAGCGGCCCGATGGACCTGGCGCGCGAAGAGATCGCGGCGCTCCGGGCCGATGAAGATCTCCCGCGGCATCTCTCGCAGTCCGTGGCGCGCTCGGCGGCCCGCATCGCGCGGGTCGAGGGTCGCTGGGCGGACGCGCACGCGCTCCTGCGCGAGGCGATGGGGCTGCCCGACCTCGACGAGGAGGAGTCCGACGCGCTCGAAGCGCGCGTGGAGGACCTCGAGCGCGCGGCCGAGTCCCGCGTGGCCGATGACGTCCGCCGCCGCATCCGCTCGATCACCCGCGGGCGCACCCTCGACCGACAGGGCACCGCGCGCCTGTACGCCGTGCTGCGCATCGCGGCGCGCGCCCAGCTCGCGGACGAGGTGACCGACATCCTCCAGGTCATCGTGGAGCGGCGGACCATCCCGCCGGGGCTCCGCTTCGAGGCGGCCATCCTCGGCGCCGGCACGGGCGACGACGCCCTCGTGGCGCAGCTCTTCGAGAGCGCGAGCCGTCACCCGAGCTTCGGCATGGCGGCGCGTTATCACCGCGCTCGCGCGCTCGAGCGGCTCGGCCGGCTCGACGAAGCGCGCGCCGAGTACGCCGCGATCGTGACCGAGGACAGCGAGCGGCTGCCCTACTACGCGATGTGGTCGCGGCAGCGGCTGCGTGAGACCGGCCACGTCGACACGCCCACGCCGCGCGAGCTGGCCGCGCTCCCCTCGATCGGCATCAGCTGCACCTCCGGCCCGTACAGCCCCGCGCTCGGAAAGACCGGCGGGCTCGAGGGCGCGAGAGACGTCAGCTGCACGGTCCCGATGCCGTCCAACCCGTACTCGGAGGAGCCTGCCGAGGACGACGCCGCGACGCCCCGGGGCGAAGACTCCGAGCCGCTCCCCGACCCGCTCGCGGAGGCGGACGAGGCCGCGGCGGCGCTCGAGCGTGCGGAGGCCGAGGCCCGCCCGAACATCGCGCTGAGTGACGCGGAGATCCTCGAGCGGCTCGAGCCCGTGGCCGAGGCGCACGGCGAGACCTTCCCGTGGCTCACGCGCGCGATGGATCTCGTCCGGCTCGGGGAGACGGACGCCGCGGCGGACGAGCTGCACGAGACCTACATCACCTGGCGCGAGGCGACGGGCGGCGGCAGCCTGCGCGCGTCCCTGGCGGGCGTGATGCGCGGCGGCTCCCCGCCCCGTCACCGCGTCGCGATGGACACCTGGCGAGGGCGCCGTCGCTTCCCCGCGGCCCCGCGCGAGACGCTGGCCCTGGTGTGCGCCGCGCTCGGCGACCACGGGCTCGCCATCCGGTTCGGAGGCGGCTTCGGCGTCTCGGGGCCTCGGCCTCGCGCCTACGCCGACATCGTCGAGGCGGCCGCGGCGCGCCACGGCGTGGAACCGGAGCTGCTCTTCGCGGTGATGCGAGTCGAGAGCGTCTACAACCCGCGCATCATCAGCTACGCGGGCGCCGTCGGGCTGATGCAGATCATGCCGCGCACGGGCACCCTCATCGCACGCGCGCGACGGCAAGACGACTTCACGGTCGACCAGCTGCTGGAGCCCGAGATCAACATCGACATGGCGGCGTGGTACCTCGCGTCGCTCATCGAGCGCTTCGAGGGCCGCCTGCCCCTCGCCATCGCGAGCTACAACGGCGGCCCCCACAACGTGCGCCGCTGGATGCGGGACCACTCCCCGGACATGCCGCTCGACGCCTTCCTCGAGCGCATCCCCTTCGCGCAGACCCACCGCTACGTGCGCCGCGTGATGACGCACTACGAGGCCTACAAGGCCCAGCGCGGAGAGCGCCTCGCCGCGGTCGACGTCCGGCTCCCCGACCTCGACCCCGACACCGTCGCGTTCTGA
- a CDS encoding PaaI family thioesterase produces MSESLQDRYAPHNACFGCGPSNDKGLRIKSMVEENEVEGDEVVARWRPEEHHQAFPGVLNGGICGALLDCHSNWTAAYALMKAAGDESPPCTVTADFHVTLKRPTPMDVELLLRARATEVKGRSAVIEATLEANGKVTATCRGTFVAVTEGHPAYHRW; encoded by the coding sequence ATGAGCGAGAGCCTCCAGGACCGGTACGCGCCTCACAACGCGTGCTTCGGGTGCGGCCCGTCGAACGACAAGGGGCTGCGCATCAAGAGCATGGTCGAGGAGAACGAGGTCGAGGGCGACGAGGTGGTCGCGCGCTGGCGCCCGGAGGAGCACCACCAGGCGTTCCCGGGCGTGCTCAACGGCGGCATCTGCGGCGCGCTGCTCGACTGCCACTCGAACTGGACGGCGGCCTACGCGCTGATGAAGGCGGCGGGAGACGAGAGCCCGCCGTGCACGGTGACGGCGGACTTCCACGTGACCCTGAAGCGGCCGACGCCGATGGACGTCGAGCTGCTCCTGCGCGCGCGCGCGACGGAAGTGAAGGGACGGAGCGCGGTGATCGAGGCGACGCTGGAGGCGAACGGGAAGGTCACCGCGACGTGCCGCGGGACGTTCGTCGCGGTGACCGAAGGACACCCCGCCTACCATCGCTGGTAG
- a CDS encoding metallophosphoesterase — MLNPSLPLVASSLALLLSGCLVEEQGQVAASQTGALLEPPAVRGDTLAFSVEGCGQPLRDGRALARQPYVQLVDADSASVLWTENAAHDFLVWRPGETPREVGSRIEETTFLGADRAQRQVDLRGLEPGALHCYALRDEDGALLGPFGFRTAPASADSEIDVMVFGDSGRGFPDQYVLADQMLTAPVDLIIHTGDIAYPNGTLQEFEDYTFDVYADLFSSIPFVPASGNHDYGTANAGPYREVFALPENGGERGHERWFSFDWGPAHFVALDTEVNGSDQIAWLAEDLARADRPWNIVYAHRPPYSSGPHGGDGGFEARYGDILREHGVKLVLTGHDHHYERFHPIDGITYVVTGGGGAGTRTVAPGPLTAFAESVTHFVTLHVSPDEIRVHAIDAVGREFDGARITR, encoded by the coding sequence ATGCTGAACCCGAGTCTCCCCCTGGTGGCGTCGTCGCTGGCGCTGCTCCTGTCCGGCTGCCTGGTCGAGGAGCAGGGGCAAGTCGCCGCGAGCCAGACCGGCGCCCTCCTCGAGCCTCCCGCCGTGCGCGGCGACACGCTCGCGTTCTCCGTCGAGGGCTGCGGCCAGCCGCTCCGTGACGGGCGCGCGCTCGCTCGCCAGCCCTACGTGCAGCTCGTCGACGCGGACTCCGCCAGCGTGCTGTGGACGGAGAACGCAGCGCACGACTTCCTCGTCTGGCGGCCGGGCGAGACCCCGCGCGAGGTCGGCTCGCGGATCGAGGAGACCACCTTCCTCGGCGCCGACCGTGCGCAGCGGCAGGTCGATCTCCGTGGGCTCGAGCCGGGCGCGCTCCACTGCTACGCGCTGCGGGACGAGGACGGAGCGCTCCTCGGCCCGTTCGGCTTCCGGACCGCGCCGGCCAGCGCCGACAGCGAGATCGACGTGATGGTCTTCGGCGACTCGGGCCGCGGCTTCCCCGACCAGTACGTGCTGGCCGATCAGATGCTCACCGCGCCCGTCGACCTGATCATCCACACGGGCGACATCGCCTACCCGAACGGCACGCTGCAGGAGTTCGAGGACTACACCTTCGACGTCTACGCGGATCTGTTCTCGTCGATCCCGTTCGTCCCCGCGAGCGGCAACCACGACTACGGGACGGCCAACGCCGGCCCTTACCGCGAGGTCTTCGCCCTGCCCGAGAACGGCGGCGAGCGAGGCCACGAGCGCTGGTTCTCGTTCGACTGGGGCCCGGCGCACTTCGTCGCGCTCGACACGGAGGTCAACGGCTCCGATCAGATCGCGTGGCTCGCCGAAGATCTCGCGCGCGCCGACCGGCCCTGGAACATCGTCTACGCACATCGCCCCCCGTACTCCTCCGGCCCGCACGGCGGCGACGGCGGCTTCGAGGCGCGCTACGGCGACATCCTGCGCGAGCACGGCGTGAAGCTCGTCTTGACGGGCCACGACCACCACTACGAGCGCTTCCACCCCATCGACGGGATCACCTACGTCGTCACCGGCGGGGGCGGCGCGGGCACGCGCACCGTCGCTCCTGGACCGCTCACCGCGTTCGCGGAGTCGGTCACGCACTTCGTCACGCTCCACGTCTCGCCGGACGAGATCCGGGTGCACGCCATCGACGCGGTGGGCCGGGAGTTCGACGGCGCGCGCATCACGCGCTGA
- a CDS encoding metal-dependent hydrolase, whose product MASLGHVAVGLAAGRLHARRDPALRAMLGFSALSLLPDLDVIGFAFGVPYGAPLGHRGASHSLLVALLLGALCVPLARAPAERLRLGVIAFGVAASHGLLDTLTDGGLGAALLWPFSDARLFAPVRPIPVAPIGAGMLSARGLYVLAVEAIAFAPLWLYGLWPRPARE is encoded by the coding sequence ATGGCGAGTCTCGGACACGTGGCGGTCGGCCTCGCCGCGGGGCGGCTGCACGCACGCCGCGATCCTGCGCTCCGGGCGATGCTCGGGTTCAGCGCGCTGTCGCTGCTCCCGGACCTCGACGTCATCGGCTTCGCGTTCGGCGTGCCGTACGGAGCGCCGCTCGGGCACCGCGGCGCGAGCCACTCGCTGCTCGTCGCGCTCCTGCTCGGCGCGCTCTGTGTGCCCCTCGCGCGCGCGCCCGCGGAGAGGCTGCGGCTGGGCGTTATCGCCTTCGGCGTGGCCGCGAGCCACGGGCTGCTCGACACGCTCACCGACGGCGGGCTCGGCGCCGCCTTGCTCTGGCCCTTCTCGGACGCGCGCCTCTTCGCGCCGGTGCGGCCGATCCCCGTCGCGCCCATCGGCGCGGGCATGCTCTCCGCGCGCGGGCTCTACGTCCTCGCCGTGGAGGCGATCGCGTTCGCGCCGCTCTGGCTCTACGGGCTCTGGCCGCGCCCCGCGCGCGAGTGA
- a CDS encoding CsbD family protein yields MKNIEKKKNEGKVEQVKGKVKEKAGEVVGNDDMKRRGKAEAAKGDAKEKTARTAGKVGGKAKELAGKAEEKVGDLTNEESTKARGKARKLEGQAEQSANR; encoded by the coding sequence ATGAAGAACATCGAGAAGAAGAAGAACGAAGGCAAGGTCGAGCAGGTGAAGGGCAAGGTGAAGGAGAAGGCCGGAGAGGTCGTCGGCAACGACGACATGAAGCGCCGCGGCAAGGCCGAGGCCGCCAAGGGTGACGCCAAGGAGAAGACGGCCCGGACCGCGGGCAAGGTCGGTGGCAAGGCCAAGGAGCTCGCCGGCAAGGCCGAAGAGAAGGTCGGCGACTTGACGAACGAGGAGTCGACCAAGGCGCGCGGCAAGGCTCGCAAGCTCGAAGGCCAGGCCGAGCAGTCCGCCAACCGCTGA